The Bombus vancouverensis nearcticus chromosome 7, iyBomVanc1_principal, whole genome shotgun sequence region gcaaagtcaaatagcacaacaaaagaaagctttggaagagaaattcaatgaagagaacgatgagacttgtgagactaatttttctacaaatgtaaattcgaaaaaatataatgtagaaaaaatggattgtgactctgaagaagcaaatgcgtataaacatcacttcataccgggaccatctttcaattcgatgactgatataatgccacctgcacctcctttaccaccacaattaatggccaagtaagtacaatttaaaaattctaatggaatgctgaatacttctaatattaataagtaatttggaataagtttaacattttatttggaaaaaaatacgaaattttaataaaatgtactagattaccagataatgatacagacgcactttcaagtatgttgatgtcatggtatattagtggttacatggtatattacacaggtaattatttcatatatgtattttattgtatattaaattttcaatggactatgttatttcttttgtaggttattatcatggtttgaaacaagcaagaaacaatcaagagaacaggaagaactgttgattatatcaattttttcaataacaatataacgataatataagatataataaaatataaaactcattgtatttatttacttcaattatttgaaataaagaacagctttattttcatataagactttaagacttttttaaaaataattactaagataagaaaacataaaaaacatatttttgataaaatacactcacatatatatgtcgggttatcattaggatttaaggcgcgtaatgatccttcgtttgaattagccattgttttacgaaacagagaatatatttacacgaataaacaagattttacaaaatattatgaataatgagtttaataaataataagattaacaaacgataagtttatctaataattagattaaagattaataagtttaacgaacaataagaggaacgaataatatgtcttacgaataatgaatttaacgtataatgagatta contains the following coding sequences:
- the LOC117164665 gene encoding survival motor neuron protein-like isoform X4 encodes the protein MIQDQQNDQCDTDTANDNVWDDSALIEAYDKAINLAKEEVIKRMGMDVGNSQPKENLQNLKQPKHASKLHKKWIIGAPCRAIYSEDGEIYEAIISKIYENNGTCVVKFVGYGNTEKVELSSLLESEGLQSQIAQQKKALEEKFNEENDETCETNFSTNVNSKKYNVEKMDCDSEEANAYKHHFIPGPSFNSMTDIMPPAPPLPPQLMAKLPDNDTDALSSMLMSWYISGYMVYYTGYYHGLKQARNNQENRKNC